One genomic region from Streptomyces sp. NBC_00582 encodes:
- a CDS encoding alkaline phosphatase D family protein, whose protein sequence is MHTGGTDGIRRRRFLGAGAVTLGAAGAAAAGQLLPGSASASVSGAAATAGAGTEVSGTVFKLGVASGDPLPNAIVLWTRVTPANQGSSGILPSSVAVTWELASDSGFATVVKSGTATASSSLGHSVHVDVTGLTPATDYWYRFKALGRTSITGRTRTAPAAGSTPANMRIALASCQNWQHGYFTAYRDMREQQPDLVLFVGDYIYESSAYSYRVRRHEGTGQPVTLAQYRARHEQYNTDPDLQAMRAAAPFVVVFDDHEVEQDWAGDVANDPTAWPTAKFLARRAAAFQAFYEHMPIRAAQKPSGPDVLMYRSLDFGTLARLHVLDTRQYRDDQATTAAGALKDGRVIMGDTQRTWLVNSMRASGARWNLVASQVMMAETDFLAGVGKEWSYDAWDGYQKERAALLAEFQDVRNPVVLSGDRHRTIVSDLKLDFDDPESAVVGAEFVGTSISSSGDEDLAAFAAEWAPKLADNPHWKMIDARRGYLLFDITADGIDARLRSISTVVTKNGTTTTAATFRVEDGVPGVHQVGVERETTTASTEQSPSPQETATTTAPEETPTGTDGPTDTVPDTATPTDPTTSSPSDATAETSADASAAAPSTTP, encoded by the coding sequence ATGCATACGGGCGGGACCGACGGCATACGGCGCCGGAGGTTCCTGGGCGCCGGAGCCGTCACGCTGGGAGCCGCGGGGGCGGCGGCCGCCGGGCAGTTGCTGCCGGGCAGCGCCTCCGCCTCGGTGAGCGGGGCGGCGGCCACGGCCGGCGCGGGCACGGAGGTGAGCGGCACCGTCTTCAAGCTGGGCGTCGCCTCCGGCGATCCACTGCCGAACGCGATCGTTCTGTGGACCAGGGTGACCCCCGCGAACCAGGGCAGCTCGGGCATCCTGCCCTCTTCCGTGGCCGTGACCTGGGAGCTCGCCTCGGACAGCGGCTTCGCGACCGTCGTCAAGAGCGGGACGGCGACGGCGAGCAGCAGCCTCGGACACAGCGTCCACGTCGACGTCACGGGCCTGACCCCGGCCACCGACTACTGGTACCGGTTCAAGGCCCTGGGCCGCACCTCGATCACCGGCCGCACCCGCACCGCGCCCGCCGCCGGCAGCACCCCCGCGAACATGCGGATCGCGCTCGCCTCCTGCCAGAACTGGCAGCACGGCTACTTCACCGCCTACCGGGACATGCGCGAACAGCAGCCGGACCTGGTGCTCTTCGTCGGCGACTACATCTACGAGAGCTCCGCGTACTCGTACCGCGTACGCCGCCACGAGGGCACCGGCCAGCCCGTCACGCTCGCCCAGTACCGCGCCCGCCACGAGCAGTACAACACCGACCCCGACCTCCAGGCGATGCGCGCCGCCGCCCCGTTCGTCGTCGTCTTCGACGACCACGAGGTGGAGCAGGACTGGGCCGGTGACGTGGCGAACGACCCGACGGCCTGGCCCACCGCGAAGTTCCTGGCCCGCCGGGCCGCCGCCTTCCAGGCCTTCTACGAGCACATGCCGATCCGCGCCGCGCAGAAGCCCAGCGGCCCGGACGTCCTGATGTACCGCTCCCTCGACTTCGGCACCCTGGCCCGGCTGCACGTCCTGGACACCCGGCAGTACCGCGACGACCAGGCCACCACCGCCGCCGGCGCCCTCAAGGACGGCCGCGTCATCATGGGCGACACCCAGCGGACCTGGCTGGTGAACAGCATGCGCGCCTCCGGCGCCCGCTGGAACCTCGTCGCCTCGCAGGTGATGATGGCCGAGACCGACTTCCTCGCCGGGGTCGGCAAGGAGTGGTCGTACGACGCCTGGGACGGCTACCAGAAGGAACGCGCCGCCCTGCTCGCCGAGTTCCAGGACGTCCGCAACCCGGTCGTCCTGTCCGGCGACCGTCACCGCACCATCGTCAGCGATCTCAAGCTGGACTTCGACGACCCGGAATCGGCCGTGGTCGGCGCGGAGTTCGTCGGGACGTCCATCTCCAGCAGCGGCGACGAGGACCTGGCGGCGTTCGCCGCCGAGTGGGCGCCCAAGCTGGCGGACAACCCGCACTGGAAGATGATCGACGCCCGGCGCGGCTATCTCCTCTTCGACATCACCGCCGACGGCATCGACGCCCGGCTGCGGTCGATCTCCACGGTGGTCACCAAGAACGGCACGACCACGACGGCCGCGACCTTCCGCGTGGAGGACGGCGTACCGGGCGTGCACCAGGTGGGGGTGGAGCGGGAGACGACGACGGCGAGCACCGAGCAGTCGCCCTCCCCCCAGGAGACCGCGACGACGACGGCCCCGGAGGAGACCCCGACCGGCACCGACGGGCCGACGGACACGGTGCCGGACACGGCGACGCCGACGGACCCCACGACATCCTCGCCGAGCGACGCCACCGCGGAAACGTCCGCCGACGCGTCTGCCGCGGCCCCCTCCACCACCCCCTGA
- a CDS encoding DUF4232 domain-containing protein: MRRPMSYAAAVLLLMGVAGCSSGSDSASGAGSSSSSEAGYVPRSGSSPEAAGANADGDATADADADTDRGAGNTGTGASTPSAGVLFGADSLPSPAADHCRTKDLTAVARGTGEGRVSLVLTNKGDGSCTVRGFPSLLFEGETGRTELPVDWAGSAAEAAKVSLAPGASATAALTFTSLDECDPITGLDVVPPGESRPLTPAFTTSDGKKKAVRICDTGVRVRAFTPSG, encoded by the coding sequence ATGCGCCGACCCATGAGTTACGCCGCCGCCGTCCTGCTTCTCATGGGGGTGGCGGGCTGCTCGTCCGGCTCCGACTCGGCGTCCGGTGCCGGATCGTCCTCGTCGTCCGAGGCCGGGTACGTCCCGAGGAGCGGGTCCAGTCCGGAGGCTGCCGGGGCGAACGCCGACGGAGACGCCACGGCAGACGCAGATGCGGACACAGACAGGGGCGCCGGCAACACGGGCACCGGTGCGTCCACTCCGTCCGCCGGTGTTCTCTTCGGCGCCGACTCGCTGCCCAGCCCCGCCGCCGACCACTGCCGTACGAAGGATCTGACGGCCGTGGCACGCGGCACCGGGGAGGGCAGGGTCTCCCTCGTGCTCACCAACAAGGGCGACGGCTCGTGTACGGTACGCGGCTTCCCGTCCCTGCTCTTCGAGGGCGAGACGGGGCGGACCGAACTGCCGGTGGACTGGGCCGGGTCGGCCGCCGAGGCCGCGAAGGTCAGCCTCGCGCCCGGTGCTTCGGCCACCGCCGCGCTCACCTTCACCAGCCTCGACGAGTGCGACCCCATCACCGGGCTCGACGTCGTCCCGCCCGGCGAATCACGGCCGCTCACACCGGCGTTCACGACCTCGGACGGGAAGAAGAAGGCGGTGCGCATCTGCGACACCGGGGTGCGGGTGCGGGCGTTCACGCCCTCGGGGTGA
- a CDS encoding glycoside hydrolase family 35 protein, translating to MPALTTTPDGFLLHGAPFRILSGALHYFRVHPDHWPDRLRKARLMGLNTVETYLPWNLHEPTPGTLDLDGLLDLPRFLRLAQQEGLHVLLRPGPFICAEWDGGGLPHWLTSDPDIRLRTSDPRFTDAFDRYLDLLLPTLLPYMAAAGGPVIAVQVENEYGAYGDDTAYLKHVESSLRSRGIEELLFTCDQTDGDHLTRGTLPGVLATGTFGSRVDTSLARLREHQPEGPLMCSEFWIGWFDHWGGPHHGRDAADAAADLDRLLGAGASVNIYMFHGGTNFGFTNGANHHHAYAPTVTSYDYDAPLTESGDPGPKYHAFRDVIARHAPVPDEPVPSPSPKLPPTTVELTQRLPLFRRLGHEGTRSDDPVTADALGRRAGYVLYRTELPGTGSGLLHFEGGVGDRAQVFVDGAPVGVLERERYDETLPVHVPRPGAVLDVLVENMGRVNYGPRIGVPKGLLGPVTLDGETLRGWDCHLLPMDEVPPALAFTPATKPTSAEPTFHKGEFEVAEPADTFLSLPGWTKGQAWINGFHLGRYWNRGPQRTLYVPAPVLRPGTNELILLELHGTTTPEAHLTDTPDLGPKTP from the coding sequence ATGCCCGCCCTGACCACCACCCCCGACGGCTTCCTCCTCCACGGCGCCCCCTTCCGCATCCTCTCCGGCGCCCTGCACTACTTCCGCGTCCACCCCGACCACTGGCCCGACCGTCTCCGCAAAGCCCGCCTCATGGGCCTGAACACGGTGGAGACCTACCTGCCCTGGAACCTCCACGAACCCACCCCCGGCACCCTCGACCTGGACGGCCTCCTCGACCTGCCCCGTTTCCTGCGCCTCGCCCAGCAGGAGGGACTCCACGTCCTCCTCCGCCCCGGCCCGTTCATCTGCGCCGAGTGGGACGGCGGCGGCCTCCCCCACTGGCTGACCTCCGACCCCGACATCCGCCTGCGCACCAGCGACCCCCGCTTCACCGACGCCTTCGACCGCTACCTCGACCTCCTCCTGCCCACCCTCCTGCCGTACATGGCGGCAGCGGGCGGCCCGGTCATCGCCGTACAGGTGGAGAACGAGTACGGCGCGTACGGCGACGACACCGCCTACCTCAAGCACGTGGAGAGCAGCCTGCGCTCCCGCGGCATCGAGGAACTCCTCTTCACCTGCGACCAGACCGACGGCGACCACCTCACCCGAGGCACCCTCCCCGGCGTCCTCGCCACCGGCACCTTCGGCAGCCGCGTCGACACCTCCCTGGCCCGTCTGCGCGAACACCAGCCCGAAGGCCCCCTGATGTGCTCGGAGTTCTGGATCGGCTGGTTCGACCACTGGGGCGGCCCGCACCACGGCCGGGACGCGGCGGACGCCGCCGCCGACCTCGACCGCCTCCTCGGCGCCGGCGCGTCCGTCAATATCTACATGTTCCACGGCGGCACCAACTTCGGCTTCACCAACGGCGCCAACCACCACCACGCCTACGCGCCCACGGTCACCTCGTACGACTACGACGCCCCCCTCACCGAGAGCGGCGACCCGGGCCCGAAGTACCACGCCTTCCGTGACGTGATCGCCCGTCACGCCCCGGTCCCGGACGAGCCGGTGCCGTCACCGTCCCCCAAACTTCCCCCCACCACGGTCGAGTTGACCCAGCGGCTCCCGCTGTTCCGCCGGCTCGGTCACGAGGGCACCCGCTCCGACGATCCCGTCACCGCCGACGCGCTGGGCCGACGCGCCGGATACGTCCTCTACCGGACCGAGCTGCCCGGCACGGGATCCGGCCTGCTCCACTTCGAGGGCGGAGTCGGCGACCGCGCCCAGGTCTTCGTCGACGGCGCCCCCGTGGGCGTCCTCGAACGCGAGCGCTACGACGAGACGCTCCCCGTCCACGTCCCGCGCCCCGGTGCCGTCCTGGACGTCCTGGTGGAGAACATGGGCCGGGTCAACTACGGCCCCCGCATCGGCGTCCCCAAGGGCCTGCTCGGCCCGGTCACCCTCGACGGCGAGACCCTGCGGGGCTGGGACTGCCACCTCCTGCCCATGGACGAGGTCCCGCCCGCCCTCGCCTTCACCCCGGCGACCAAGCCCACCTCGGCCGAACCGACCTTCCACAAAGGCGAGTTCGAGGTCGCCGAACCCGCCGACACCTTCCTCTCCCTCCCCGGCTGGACCAAGGGCCAGGCCTGGATCAACGGCTTCCACCTGGGCCGCTACTGGAACCGGGGCCCCCAGCGCACCCTCTACGTCCCGGCCCCGGTCCTGCGCCCCGGCACCAACGAACTGATCCTCCTGGAACTCCACGGCACCACCACCCCCGAAGCCCACCTGACCGACACCCCGGACCTGGGCCCGAAGACCCCCTGA
- a CDS encoding MFS transporter — MTDHSTQQRRTPPRPAPMDASAHATTPTPVFTTPAVFTTTPAVVASCVGFVLIGALQALYGPAIPALREEFGLSPSAAGLALSAHFVGGVAGVLLFDRRYGRTGNRRILGLSYLLMATGAAAFALAPTWPLALTAALLAGLGFGGIDYGLNQLFATGFGHRSTAMLNILNAHFGIGAILGPVLIGAAGADRYPAVFLAFALVTLPLLLCLRGVSDKTVHPTATLTPADPEGAPTAALRSVLTVFVTLYVLHVAIEAGVGGWEPTHLETIGYGAGLAATATSVYWLMMTVGRFLVAPLALRFSAQTIITVSCAGMTASLLLAAIPPLAPYAYAAVGLFIAPIFPTGLPWLHRAAPHARRAGALVIAASMAGGVTAGPTLGKVIEWSGVNAVPLLLAAASATCLAATRWLIRSTKAH, encoded by the coding sequence GTGACCGATCACTCCACGCAGCAACGGCGCACCCCGCCGCGGCCGGCACCCATGGACGCCTCAGCCCACGCCACCACCCCCACGCCCGTCTTCACCACCCCCGCCGTCTTCACCACCACCCCCGCCGTCGTCGCCTCCTGCGTCGGCTTCGTGCTGATCGGCGCGCTCCAGGCCCTCTACGGCCCCGCGATCCCCGCCCTCCGCGAGGAGTTCGGGCTCTCTCCCTCCGCCGCCGGTCTCGCCCTGAGCGCGCACTTCGTCGGCGGAGTCGCGGGAGTCCTCCTCTTCGACCGCCGTTACGGCCGTACGGGCAACCGCCGGATCCTCGGCCTCTCGTACCTCCTCATGGCCACCGGCGCCGCAGCCTTCGCCCTCGCCCCCACCTGGCCCCTCGCCCTCACCGCGGCCCTCCTCGCGGGCCTCGGCTTCGGCGGTATCGACTACGGCCTCAACCAGCTCTTCGCCACCGGCTTCGGCCACCGTTCCACCGCGATGCTCAACATCCTCAACGCCCACTTCGGAATCGGCGCGATCCTCGGCCCCGTCCTGATCGGCGCGGCCGGCGCCGACCGCTACCCGGCCGTCTTCCTGGCCTTCGCCCTGGTCACCCTCCCCCTGCTCCTCTGCCTGAGGGGAGTGAGCGACAAGACCGTCCACCCCACCGCCACCCTCACTCCCGCCGACCCCGAAGGCGCCCCCACCGCCGCCCTGCGCTCCGTACTCACCGTCTTCGTCACCCTCTACGTCCTGCACGTGGCCATCGAGGCAGGCGTCGGCGGCTGGGAACCCACCCACCTGGAGACCATCGGCTACGGCGCCGGCCTCGCCGCGACCGCCACCTCGGTCTACTGGCTGATGATGACCGTGGGCCGCTTCCTGGTGGCGCCGCTCGCCCTGCGCTTCTCCGCCCAGACGATCATCACCGTCTCCTGCGCGGGCATGACGGCCTCCCTCCTCCTGGCCGCGATCCCGCCCCTCGCCCCCTACGCCTACGCCGCCGTGGGCCTCTTCATCGCCCCGATCTTCCCGACCGGCCTCCCCTGGCTCCACCGCGCCGCCCCCCACGCCCGCAGAGCCGGCGCCCTGGTGATCGCCGCCTCCATGGCCGGCGGCGTCACCGCGGGGCCGACCCTCGGCAAGGTGATCGAGTGGTCCGGCGTCAACGCCGTCCCCCTCCTCCTGGCCGCCGCTTCGGCGACCTGCCTGGCGGCGACCCGCTGGCTGATCCGCAGCACAAAGGCCCACTGA
- a CDS encoding FG-GAP repeat domain-containing protein, which yields MFTTRSRHREENAESTGRRRSRRSARKAWALAGTVAVLAAGVFVLSPGDAGATAPARGDFDGDGTSDLVYRNVAGQLYVNTGAAETMALDTDVAKVKDVLTPGDLDSDGVQDVLTLSPTGVLFLHSGVYARTPGGLGSYRTVASGWQIYNKVVAPGDLNGDGKADLLARTPAGTLYFYPGKGTGAFGSRVTIGTGWQQYDELIGAGDLTGDGIGDLLARTPAGVLYRYTGKKGGTFNARVKDPKTDWASYGQIIGGGDWDGNGKTDLLARDFAGQLWFYPGNGNGTFGTRSARSKGWGKVTQFAGAGNNPHVGKYGTMARTSAGAVYSYQVTGTGTLTSKLLVGTSWPSSTTRLAYAVSLRQNGLADLVVQSISTGKLTNPASYALADPTLATGSTSYNRIVGPGDVTGDGKGDLLAVTTSGTLYLYPGDGTGTSVASRVKLSSGWQAYNALIGAGDVTGDGRPDLLARDTAGTLWRYAGTGSASAPFSSRVKVGTGWQTYKKLFSPGDANGDGKPDLMATTSTGALYFYAGTGTGGFKPRVSKASSGWDGWADLL from the coding sequence GTGTTCACCACCCGATCCCGGCACCGAGAAGAAAACGCCGAAAGCACCGGCCGCCGACGCTCCCGAAGGTCCGCCAGGAAGGCATGGGCGCTCGCCGGCACGGTGGCCGTGCTGGCGGCCGGCGTCTTCGTCCTGTCGCCCGGCGACGCGGGCGCGACGGCCCCGGCACGCGGCGACTTCGACGGCGACGGCACCTCCGACCTGGTCTACCGCAATGTGGCGGGCCAGTTGTACGTCAACACGGGCGCGGCCGAGACGATGGCCCTCGACACGGACGTCGCCAAGGTCAAGGACGTCCTCACCCCGGGCGACCTCGACTCGGACGGCGTCCAGGACGTGCTGACGCTGAGCCCCACCGGCGTGCTCTTCCTCCACTCCGGCGTCTACGCCCGCACCCCCGGCGGCCTGGGCTCGTACCGCACGGTCGCGTCCGGCTGGCAGATCTACAACAAGGTCGTCGCCCCGGGGGACCTGAACGGCGACGGCAAGGCCGACCTGCTGGCCCGCACCCCGGCCGGCACGCTCTACTTCTACCCCGGCAAGGGCACCGGCGCGTTCGGCAGCAGGGTGACGATCGGCACCGGCTGGCAGCAGTACGACGAGCTGATCGGCGCCGGCGACCTCACGGGCGACGGCATCGGCGACCTCCTGGCCCGCACCCCGGCGGGGGTCCTCTACCGCTACACGGGCAAGAAGGGCGGCACCTTCAACGCCCGGGTCAAGGACCCGAAGACCGACTGGGCGTCGTACGGCCAGATCATCGGCGGCGGCGACTGGGACGGCAACGGCAAGACCGACCTGCTGGCCCGGGACTTCGCCGGCCAGCTCTGGTTCTACCCCGGCAACGGCAACGGCACCTTCGGCACCAGGTCGGCCCGCAGCAAGGGCTGGGGCAAGGTGACCCAGTTCGCCGGGGCGGGCAACAACCCGCACGTCGGCAAATACGGAACGATGGCCCGCACTTCGGCGGGAGCGGTCTACAGCTACCAGGTGACCGGCACCGGCACCCTCACGAGCAAACTCCTGGTCGGCACGTCCTGGCCCTCCTCCACCACCCGCCTGGCCTACGCCGTCTCCCTGCGCCAGAACGGACTGGCCGACCTGGTCGTCCAGTCCATCAGCACGGGCAAACTGACCAACCCGGCGTCCTACGCCCTCGCGGACCCCACCCTGGCCACGGGCTCCACCTCCTACAACCGGATTGTGGGCCCCGGCGATGTGACGGGCGACGGCAAGGGCGACCTGCTGGCCGTCACCACCTCCGGCACCCTCTACCTCTACCCGGGCGACGGCACCGGCACCTCGGTCGCCTCCCGCGTCAAACTCAGCTCCGGCTGGCAGGCCTACAACGCGCTGATCGGCGCGGGCGACGTCACCGGCGACGGCCGCCCCGACCTCCTCGCCCGCGACACCGCCGGCACCCTGTGGCGCTACGCGGGCACCGGCTCCGCCTCGGCCCCCTTCTCCTCCCGGGTCAAGGTCGGCACGGGCTGGCAGACCTACAAGAAACTCTTCTCCCCGGGCGACGCCAACGGCGACGGCAAACCCGACCTCATGGCCACCACCTCCACCGGCGCCCTCTACTTCTACGCCGGCACAGGCACGGGCGGCTTCAAGCCCCGCGTGAGCAAGGCGAGCAGCGGCTGGGACGGGTGGGCGGACCTGCTCTGA
- a CDS encoding LacI family DNA-binding transcriptional regulator: protein MTPSAADGPATKGRSRRNFAGARPVMDDVAKLAGVSKQTVSRVLNDNPAVRAETREAVQQAMRTLGYRPSRSARSLASGRTRMLGVISFDAARYGPASTLTAINTAAQDAGYLVSSIALDTADKDTVVRAADRLSAEGADGVIAIAPQLWVARALAEAHLDTPLVVMDNDLGDGTPLVTSDARTGARKATEHLLSLGHPTVRHVAGPTGWTSADRRADSWRETLKAAGAEIHAPLIGDWSADSGYDLGRELAKDPSVTAIFVSNDQMALGVLRALHEAGRRVPEDISLVGYDDIPEAAHFLPPLTTIRTDFTDIGTISLRILLDRIDDRLDASSGPRTPVPPLTLVPVELRVRDSTRRAH, encoded by the coding sequence ATGACCCCAAGCGCCGCCGACGGCCCGGCGACCAAGGGACGCAGCCGCCGCAACTTCGCCGGCGCGCGCCCCGTGATGGACGACGTGGCGAAACTCGCCGGCGTCTCCAAGCAGACGGTCTCCCGGGTGCTCAACGACAACCCGGCCGTCCGCGCCGAGACCCGCGAGGCCGTCCAGCAGGCGATGCGCACCCTCGGCTACCGCCCCAGCCGCAGCGCCCGTTCCCTCGCCAGCGGCCGTACCCGCATGCTCGGCGTGATCTCCTTCGACGCCGCCCGCTACGGCCCCGCCTCCACCCTGACCGCGATCAACACGGCCGCGCAGGACGCCGGTTACCTGGTGAGCTCGATCGCGCTGGACACGGCCGACAAGGACACCGTCGTCCGCGCCGCCGACCGTCTCTCCGCCGAGGGCGCGGACGGCGTGATCGCGATCGCCCCGCAGCTCTGGGTCGCCCGGGCCCTGGCCGAGGCCCACCTGGACACCCCTTTGGTGGTCATGGACAACGACCTCGGCGACGGCACCCCCCTGGTCACCTCGGACGCCCGCACCGGCGCCCGCAAGGCGACCGAGCACCTCCTGTCCCTCGGCCACCCCACCGTCCGGCATGTGGCGGGCCCGACCGGCTGGACCTCGGCCGACCGCCGCGCGGACAGCTGGCGGGAGACCCTGAAGGCGGCGGGCGCCGAGATCCACGCCCCGCTCATCGGCGACTGGAGTGCCGACTCCGGCTACGACCTCGGCCGCGAACTCGCCAAGGACCCCTCCGTCACCGCGATCTTCGTCTCGAACGACCAGATGGCCCTGGGTGTCCTGCGCGCCCTCCACGAGGCCGGCCGCCGCGTCCCCGAGGACATCAGCCTCGTCGGCTACGACGACATCCCGGAGGCCGCCCACTTCCTGCCCCCGCTGACCACCATCCGTACGGACTTCACCGACATCGGCACCATCTCGCTGCGCATCCTGCTGGACCGCATCGACGACCGGCTCGACGCCTCGTCCGGCCCCCGGACACCCGTGCCGCCCCTGACCCTGGTCCCCGTGGAACTGCGCGTCCGGGACAGCACGCGCCGGGCCCACTGA
- a CDS encoding beta-galactosidase, whose product MPHHHIQVPTPSPPPLRDHLPFSDAPTAPDPIAVTSRWLTRAGRPWFPVSGEFHYSRHPAAHWEEELLKMKAGGITAVASYLIWIHHEETEGDLRFDGDRDLRRFARLCARHGLDLIPRIGPWSHAEVRNGGLPDWVMARTHAPRTDDPSYLTAVRPWFEAVAAQLRGLDRASGGPVIALQIENELYDQPDHLLTLKRMARDAGLDAPLWTSTAWGGVRLPGDELLPLYGGYPETFWTEHDGGWPDTCRKHFFFTHQRDDEGIGADLRPTTVRGTDPSAHADRFPWATCELGGGMAVAYHRRPRVDAADIGALGLTKIGCGSVWQGYYMFHGGTNPLGDLTTLQESHATAYPNDLPVLTYDFQAPLGEHGQYRPSYDELRLQHLLLAEFGERIAPMESALPADGPDGQHDRTTLRWAVRTDGRASGFLFVTNHQPHEPLPAHENTTFTVAFPGTEPPLTLPTTPVTVPSGAYFCWPLRLDVAGLRLDWATAQPVCTVADDDGRTILVLAATDGIDPELALDARTVGKITGAGTVRREAGRLLVTGLRPGTEALVETETADGGRVALLVLDATTARTAYKGTAWGAPRLILSPYGVVLDEERDEVRLHTRTDARPAEPPVLAVLPAPPHPPTVSGATLTGTPDGPLTRYTLHPDPTTPGTPLPEPSLTLLRPPGPPPAPTTGVLARASAPADEHYDAVAAVYRVDVPGDVPEGTLLRLHWTGDTARAYTRTGELVADQFFAGHPWELAADRLPPGEPLLLKLLPPAPDAKVHLPVEAPPGVAEVKRAEWVTRRRWTLRPA is encoded by the coding sequence ATGCCGCATCACCACATCCAGGTCCCCACCCCCTCCCCACCCCCACTCCGCGACCACCTCCCCTTCTCCGACGCCCCCACCGCCCCCGACCCCATCGCCGTCACCAGCCGCTGGCTCACCCGCGCCGGCCGCCCCTGGTTCCCGGTCTCCGGCGAGTTCCACTACTCCCGCCACCCCGCCGCCCACTGGGAGGAGGAACTCCTCAAGATGAAGGCCGGCGGCATCACGGCGGTCGCCTCCTACCTCATCTGGATCCACCACGAGGAGACCGAGGGCGACCTCCGCTTCGACGGCGACCGCGACCTCCGCCGCTTCGCCCGGCTCTGCGCCCGCCACGGCCTGGACCTCATCCCCCGCATCGGCCCCTGGTCCCACGCGGAGGTCCGCAACGGCGGCCTCCCCGACTGGGTCATGGCCCGCACCCACGCCCCCCGCACCGACGACCCGTCGTACCTCACCGCCGTACGCCCCTGGTTCGAGGCCGTCGCGGCGCAACTCCGCGGCCTGGACAGGGCGTCCGGCGGCCCCGTCATCGCCCTCCAGATCGAGAACGAGCTGTACGACCAGCCCGACCACCTGCTGACCCTGAAGCGGATGGCCCGTGACGCCGGCCTCGACGCGCCCCTGTGGACCTCGACGGCCTGGGGCGGCGTCCGGCTCCCCGGCGACGAACTGCTCCCGCTCTACGGCGGCTACCCGGAAACCTTCTGGACCGAGCACGACGGCGGCTGGCCCGACACCTGCCGCAAGCACTTCTTCTTCACCCACCAGCGCGACGACGAGGGCATCGGCGCCGACCTGCGCCCCACGACCGTACGCGGCACCGACCCGTCGGCCCACGCGGACCGTTTCCCCTGGGCCACCTGCGAACTGGGCGGCGGCATGGCGGTCGCCTACCACCGCCGCCCACGCGTCGACGCCGCCGACATCGGCGCCCTCGGCCTCACCAAGATCGGCTGCGGCTCGGTCTGGCAGGGCTACTACATGTTCCACGGCGGCACGAACCCCCTCGGCGACCTCACCACCCTCCAGGAGTCCCACGCCACCGCCTACCCCAACGACCTCCCGGTCCTGACCTACGACTTCCAGGCCCCGCTCGGCGAGCACGGCCAGTACCGTCCGTCGTACGACGAACTCCGCCTCCAGCACCTGCTGCTGGCGGAGTTCGGCGAGCGGATCGCCCCCATGGAGTCGGCCCTGCCCGCCGACGGCCCCGACGGCCAGCACGACCGCACGACCCTGCGCTGGGCGGTCCGCACGGACGGCCGGGCCTCCGGCTTCCTCTTCGTCACCAACCACCAGCCGCACGAGCCACTGCCGGCCCACGAGAACACCACCTTCACGGTCGCGTTCCCGGGCACCGAGCCGCCCCTCACCCTCCCCACCACCCCCGTCACCGTCCCCTCCGGCGCCTACTTCTGCTGGCCGCTGCGCCTGGACGTGGCCGGCCTCCGCCTCGACTGGGCCACCGCCCAGCCGGTCTGCACGGTCGCCGACGACGACGGCCGTACGATCCTGGTCCTCGCGGCGACGGACGGCATCGACCCCGAACTGGCCCTGGACGCACGCACGGTGGGAAAGATCACCGGAGCCGGCACGGTACGGCGGGAAGCCGGCCGCCTCCTGGTCACCGGCCTGCGCCCCGGCACCGAGGCCCTCGTCGAGACGGAGACCGCCGACGGCGGCCGGGTCGCCCTGCTCGTCCTGGACGCCACGACGGCCCGTACGGCCTACAAGGGCACGGCATGGGGAGCGCCGCGCCTGATCCTCTCCCCCTACGGGGTGGTCCTCGACGAGGAACGGGACGAGGTACGCCTCCACACCCGGACGGACGCGCGCCCTGCCGAGCCGCCGGTCCTGGCGGTCCTCCCCGCCCCGCCCCACCCCCCGACGGTCTCCGGGGCCACCCTGACGGGGACCCCGGACGGCCCCCTGACCCGCTACACCCTCCACCCCGACCCCACGACCCCCGGCACCCCGCTGCCCGAACCGTCCCTCACCCTCCTCCGCCCCCCGGGCCCTCCACCGGCCCCCACCACCGGTGTCCTCGCCCGCGCGAGCGCCCCCGCCGACGAGCACTACGACGCCGTGGCGGCGGTGTACCGGGTGGACGTCCCCGGGGATGTCCCCGAGGGCACCCTGCTGCGCCTGCACTGGACCGGGGACACGGCACGGGCGTACACCCGGACGGGGGAACTGGTGGCGGACCAGTTCTTCGCGGGCCACCCCTGGGAACTGGCGGCGGACCGGCTGCCGCCGGGCGAGCCCCTCCTGCTGAAACTGCTGCCACCGGCCCCCGACGCGAAGGTCCACCTGCCGGTGGAGGCGCCGCCGGGCGTGGCGGAGGTGAAGCGGGCGGAGTGGGTGACACGACGCCGGTGGACCCTGCGCCCGGCCTGA